The Anopheles moucheti chromosome 3, idAnoMoucSN_F20_07, whole genome shotgun sequence genome contains the following window.
GATATTCTAAAGTTCAATGCTGTCTACGGAACCTTTCGTAGCTATGAAACTTATGAATATATGGTGCGTATAGATGCTCTCGGAATTAATTGTAACGCTGCCATCACGTCaagttttgaataaattagAATGCCTCTTTCCAATCGAAAATCCAAAAGATGATCTTACAAGCGGCATTTGGAGTGTCTTGAAAGTTGACACAGTTATTATAATATACCTAATTGTACACTGGAAACACATAACACTCATGATACCTGGCTCTAATCGGGGATCGctaatttttcacaaattttaatTTGGACTTAGCTCGAACAGTAATCCTTTCTGTCCATGTTTGTgttgcgattttttgtttttcttttgttctttgtttgatttttcttttgcacaacGTAACTTCCTCTACAATAAAACTCACCACGCTTAGGATTATGCCTAAGCAGTAAAGCAACCAGGCGATCAGTAAATCCTCCAAGTTCGTCTGTCTGACACTAATCGACTTTACAGTGTCTTCCAAAATATCGCGCGGTAAAGGTATACTCTTTTTCAGCACTGGAAAGTACTCCAACCGTCCTTCGATAAACGCCTGTGTGTAGAAAGCTAAATTATGGTATACGGGTGATTCTTCGGCTACACGGTACATAGCCATCAATGAATGGACACGAGCCTTCGAGTAGCGGAAGTATGTAAACCTATGCTTCATGTGTTTCCAGTGCTGCTGATTGTATACTAATGTAGTTCCAGAGTTTAATTTTTCGGGTCGGTCCACTGCACCGATATGCGCCATGATGTAACTTGCTTCGGTACAGGTGGTGATCAAACAGTACTTAGCCTTCCACAAAGATTCCATAGATTTGAAAATCTCCTTCGTATagtgaatatttttaaagttgTATCCCATGTTGCTCATATGTACGTCGTTCATAAACAGACAAGTGTCATTAATAGCATCGAATGTGTCCAACTGTGGATCATAGCGTggcgatgttgttgttgtttctgtttatagagactttgcgaCTTGCGGCGACATTCGTCTCTTGTTTGTAGATGGCTCGTgttattgtcttttttttttatatttggtGGTAAAGGTCGGTAGCTTTAAGGAATTTAAGCAGATTGGATTGGCTTATAGGGTTATCGGACAGAATGAGGTCTACGTTGTTAGATATATTAAATTTGTTGCGTTGAATGGTGTAGCCGTAGCATTCAGTTAAGATATGGGGTACGGTGATTGTTACTCCGCAATAGCAACAAAGTGGAGGGTCTGATTTGGAGAGTCGGTATCTATGTGTCAAGTTTGTATGTCCTATGCGTAGGCGTGTGAGTACTTTTTGATCTATATTGGATTTTACATCTTCCCAAGTGTGAGTGTTTGATTTGGTTAGTCTTAGTAGTCTGTGGTGTTGGACGTCCCAATATTTGTACCAGGTATTTTTTATAGTTGAAGTGGCCCAGGTTATCATATCTTGCTTTGATATTTCGGTATTCTGACTATTTGCTTCTTCACGGGCTTTGTTTGCTAATTGGTCAGCAGTTTCGTTCCCTTTTATACCAATGTGACTTGGTATCCAACAGTAGGTGATATTTGCTTGGGTATTTAGGTCTTCAAGTCTTTGGATATGTGGATTACGTGATCTACCATTTTCTAACGCTTTGAGTACGCTAAGACTGTCAGTGAATATTACGTTAGGTTTAGAAAGATTTGTGTCTTCTTCTGCAGCTATGAGGATGGCAATTGCTTCAGCAGAGAAGATTGAGGTGTTGTTCGGGAGTCTTATTGCGCATTTACATGTGGCTGAGAAAATACCGCAGCTCGCACTTTCATTTTTTACTGAGCCGTCGGTATATATTTGATGGTgaaatttgtatttattgTTGATCATTTTATAGAAATATTGGCGGGTAAAAGATTCAGTGTGATTTCGGCAGTTGTAGTAGAGGTCCAGATCTATTGCAGGTGATTTAGCGAGCCATGATATTTGTCCATATCTTACTTGTTTAATGATGTCGGGTATGTGTTGGTCAGTTTGTTGGAAGAAGTGCTGTTTGGTTCTATGGATTAAGGATTCCGCTTTCAAATCTTTTTCTAACATTCTGCCAGTTATGTTGATTAGTTTGTTTGATACAATGTGTTGAAAAGGGAGCTGACCGCTTTCACAAAGGAGTGAGTCAATCGGGCTTGTTATAAATGCACCTGTGGCACATCTTAGTGCGGTGTGGTAAATCGGGGCTAATTTTTGaatgaaggtttctttttgaAGCGATATTATTTCGATACCATAAAGTATTTTAGGTAAAAGCCATGTTTTAAGGATGGTAATAAGGATAGTGCGGGAAGAACGGAACCGACCACATCCGAGCATTTTAAACAAGAGGATTCTGTTTTTAACTGTGTTTTTTAGAATGGTACAATGTTTGGTGAATGTGAGCTTAGCATCTAAAGTGATTCCTAAAATTTTCGTGTTTTTGACTGTTGGAATGTTCACTTTATCTATTGTAAGTTTCAGTTGTGacttatttcttttattattggAGTGAAAAAAACGTATTGCTTTGCATTTGTTAGGTGATATTTCGTATCCAGTGGATTTTGACCAATTTTGTATGCTGTATATACTCTTTTGTAGATTTCGATTGGATAGTTTGGGTGAGTGGGAGGAGGTGATTAGTACTATATCGTCTGCATAGATTAGGATTTTGGTGTGAGAGGGAATGGACCGGAGAAGTGACTCGGTACTGATCAGGAAAAGAGTTGGAGAGAGTATGGCTCCCTGTGGAACCCCGTTTTCAAGGGATCTAGAGTCTGATAGTGTATTAGAGTTTTTTACTTTAAAGGTCCTGTTGGTAAGAAAGTTTTGAATGTAAGTCGTTAGGCGACCTCCGAAACCCCAACTTTTCAGTTGTTTCAGGATGGCGTGTCTCCATGTGCGGTCAAAGGCCTTCGCCAGGTCTATGACGGCACAATCAGCCACGAAATCATTCCTTTTTGCAGCTGTAAGTATCTCCTCCAAAGCAGCGAAGTACGTTTCCGTACCTCGTCCGCAACGGAAAGCATGTTGTTCCAGGCTTAGAAGACTACGATCTTCCAATTCCTGAATCAGTCGGCGATTTACCATACGTTCGAGAACTTTTCCGATGCAATTTAGTAGGGATATGGGACGGTAGCTTTCAGGATTTAAGGGATCATTATCGGGTTTTAAAATTGGGACGATGAGTCCCAACTTCCAATCATCAGGGATGATACCTTCATTCCAAATTTTATTGTAGATGTTTAGCAGCGCTAATTTGCCATCTAGGGGCAGGTGTTGTAGTAGTGGGTATGCAATATTATCAGGTCCTGCAGATTTGCCTTTGCATTTCTGCAAAGCCCAGTTTAGTTCTTGAATAGAGAAAGATTTATTGTATGGCAGGTGGTTTAGGTTGGGAAAATTGATAGGATTTCTTTCCGTGGATATTTTGCGTTTAATGAAGTTGGAGGGGAATTTTGCGGTGGCGGAATTGTTATAGAATTGGTCAGCAAAGATTTCTGCGACTGTTTTTGGATCGGAATGGAATGAAGAGCTTTTTTGTAGAATGGTGTTATGAGGAGAGCATCTTTTTTTACCGCTGACAGTATTTACACGTTTCCACATTTCCTTACTGGAAATGGACGGGTTAAGATCTTCTACAAATCTTTTCCAGCAATCAGCTTTGGCCGATCGTATTATTTCTTTGGCAAGTATGTTTGCTTCACGATATTTTTCGGCAAGCACTGGAATAAAGAAGTTGTTTGTGTCTTTACTCGCTTTTCGGAACTGTCGGAGTGCTTTCCTGCGGTTTTTTATAGCATTTGCCACAGACTTGTTCCACCAGGGTACGTTTCGCTTATTCGAAAGCCCCTTTGTGCGTGGAATACTAGCTTCAGCCGCTTTTAGTATGATGTGGCAAAATTGTGATGCATCGGGAGGATTATCGGCTGGGATTTGTCGGGATATTTGGTATTGGAAAAGGTCCCAGTCAGCATCTTCGAACTTCCAACGAGGATCGGGTGTGGGGTTGGGAATGTGGTAATTTTGTTGTATAAGTAGCGGATAGTGATCACTGCCATAACTAtctgtttctatttttaaagTGAAGTGTTGGAGTAGCGCAGATGGCACAACACCATGATCAATAGTTGTACCTTTCCCATTGTATGAGCAAAATCTCGTGGGAGTGGAGTTGAATAGAGGTTGTAAGTTTCTAGTGGAAAATATAGCCTGTAGCGTTTGACCATAGCTGTAATTTCGCGGGTTGCCCCAGCTAAGATGGCTTGCGTTTAGGTCACCCAAGATGATAACAGAAGTTGAAACCTGTGATAGTAGGTTAGGGACAAGTTCTAACAATTCATCGgaattgtatttatttggTGGGAGATATAGGGAAAGAATTGAAGCGTTTATCGGATAATCTATTTGTATGGCTGTTGCCGTGAGAGGTGTATTAAGAGATAATGGTTTGGAAGGTATATTTTTACGAACACCTATACAGGTGCTATGGCAAGATGTAAAAGGAGAGAAAGTGAAATGCCAGTTGTAATTGTTAAAGGGAGTGCTGTTTGGAAGTTTGTGATTGTGTATTTCTTGCAATGCAATTATGTCAGGATTATGTTTTGATAAAAGAATACGTAGATTGTCAATATTCGTTTTTAGGCCTCTAATATTCCAGGATAGAGCAAAAGTgggttttttgctgtttgcagtATTTGTACGATCGAATTATGAGAATTGGTATACGTGAGAGTCAAATAGGGAGAGAGGGTGTAAGATTAAACTTTATCATATATGCGATTGTTTGagttcagtgttttttttcctttgtctCGTATTTGAGTTTGTACCTCTTTCAGGGGAAGAACCTGGGGAAGTTTGGCGAACAGTAGCTGGGGCATTTGAGTGTGTTTTCTTAGTGCGGAGAGAAATATCTTCACTTGACGAATTTGAACTGGATTTTACGCCGCGTTTGCGTTTTCCAGCGGTAGATGATGCTGTTTGTTCAGTTTCCGTTTCTATGATTTCCGTTTCAGATTTGTCGTTTTCTTCTGTGTCAGTTTCAGTTTGAAAGTTGTCAATTATGCTGGCTTGTTTAGCTAATTGTTGGCTCATATTTTGTATCGTAACATTCATTTTATTAATCTGcatgtttaaattttctaTGGTTTTTGTAAGATTGGCAATAATCGTGTCTTTGTCGTTGTTAGAAGAATTATCTGTAACCTGGGCATAGCTCAAACGGTTTTGTACGTTGTGCATGCTTTTTACGAGTTCACTTGCTTCTTTGTGAGAAATTTGGTT
Protein-coding sequences here:
- the LOC128305344 gene encoding uncharacterized protein LOC128305344; the protein is MRGYEISYRMMDLLRDTTYDFEIGNTIAQRHNATFKRVVGVMLNKCEDYEHFPMYFTKSLYIPLPETSELCIVVPKSAAKSVFLVLLDPFDRYSWIAFGLTVVVISLVLYWFSESSRQSNIIFIVLEMLMIVLNGPTHELVERFERFVVGLFMLLSIVVISSYQSLVISFMSSPRYDPQLDTFDAINDTCLFMNDVHMSNMGYNFKNIHYTKEIFKSMESLWKAKYCLITTCTEASYIMAHIGAVDRPEKLNSGTTLVYNQQHWKHMKHRFTYFRYSKARVHSLMAMYRVAEESPVYHNLAFYTQAFIEGRLEYFPVLKKSIPLPRDILEDTVKSISVRQTNLEDLLIAWLLYCLGIILSVVSFIVEEVTLCK